A portion of the Tindallia magadiensis genome contains these proteins:
- a CDS encoding CBS domain-containing protein: protein MKVEAKNIMNSKVISVTIGTTLKEAVRIFADHKISALPVVDMEEKLVGILSETDIVEYCSTLHVVPMLDSSGWISPYENPGEIYDYKQGFELLEKTKVEKLMSRKVVTVQKDTIGPDIARIMKKKKINHVPVLDKEGKLCGIIARADLINYLASTGE from the coding sequence ATGAAAGTAGAAGCTAAAAATATCATGAATAGCAAAGTTATTAGTGTCACCATTGGAACCACCTTGAAAGAAGCGGTACGTATTTTCGCTGATCATAAAATCAGCGCACTCCCGGTAGTAGATATGGAAGAAAAATTAGTAGGCATACTTTCAGAAACCGACATTGTAGAATACTGTAGTACTCTTCATGTAGTACCAATGCTGGATTCTTCCGGCTGGATTTCTCCCTATGAAAATCCGGGAGAGATATACGACTATAAGCAGGGCTTTGAATTGTTGGAAAAAACAAAGGTAGAAAAGTTAATGTCCAGAAAGGTCGTAACGGTTCAAAAGGATACCATAGGACCGGATATCGCAAGAATAATGAAAAAGAAAAAAATTAACCATGTTCCGGTGCTGGATAAAGAAGGAAAGCTTTGTGGAATTATTGCCAGAGCAGATTTAATAAACTATCTTGCATCCACAGGCGAATAG
- a CDS encoding sigma-54-dependent Fis family transcriptional regulator gives MDYQSIASENDMARRAWESCLIHGVPPHELLRNDIADSWNRSMSFSVDPYNGICKDVFCRQKLSFLLQEKKNLIDIARPIMKTLYKSVQGNSFVVVLSNECGRILEMIGDDEVLRSATSMNFMIGANWSEASVGTNAIGTCLALDKPVQVAGAEHFCQKHHLWFCSAAPIHAYSGKIIGCLNLSCSVERDYKKDQGMVVAAVRAIENQLHKGETQEKLLEAHKHLTAVMSSISEGIMSVNQSGEITHVNAAFTRMFEAHASTLIGYQIQDLLRSKHQIQEVLETGQRCLEEELQIEKDHKQIHCTFSATPILSRSGKVRGAVLVFREMKQVHHMINKIAGSQARYRFTDIIGNSSKIKKVIQKGKSVSQSPSTVLVLGESGTGKEMIAQAIHNASDRRDAPFVALNCAAMPRELIQSELFGYKEGAFTGASKGGRPGKFELADGGTLFLDEIGDMPLDMQVNLLRVLQENSVLRIGGEYTVPVDVRLIAATNKNLQQEVEKGEFRQDLFYRLNVVTVTVPPLRERGEDLHQLIDYFCDKIALKLGKQVHRIEEQLYQKLESYQWPGNVRELENVLEYAINMLEGVVLTVDLLPVYLEKGPYRTYEENEGELVLSLQEIEAEAIVKAIHRNNGKITAAAKQLGIARNTLYEKMKKYHINKPN, from the coding sequence ATGGATTATCAATCGATAGCTTCAGAAAATGACATGGCCAGGAGAGCCTGGGAATCCTGTCTTATTCATGGAGTACCACCTCATGAACTTCTCCGTAACGACATTGCTGATTCTTGGAATAGGAGTATGAGCTTTTCTGTAGATCCTTATAATGGTATTTGCAAAGATGTTTTTTGTCGCCAGAAGCTATCTTTTCTGCTCCAAGAAAAGAAAAATTTAATTGATATCGCTAGGCCCATTATGAAAACGCTTTATAAAAGTGTCCAGGGGAATAGTTTTGTGGTAGTACTCTCGAATGAGTGCGGAAGAATATTGGAAATGATTGGAGATGATGAAGTATTAAGATCAGCAACATCAATGAATTTTATGATAGGAGCCAACTGGAGCGAAGCTTCGGTTGGAACCAATGCTATCGGCACTTGTCTAGCGTTGGATAAACCAGTGCAAGTTGCTGGTGCAGAGCATTTTTGTCAAAAACATCATCTTTGGTTTTGTTCAGCGGCTCCGATTCATGCTTATTCCGGGAAAATCATTGGTTGCTTAAACTTGTCCTGCTCTGTAGAGCGAGACTATAAAAAGGATCAAGGGATGGTGGTAGCCGCTGTAAGAGCGATTGAAAACCAGTTACATAAAGGGGAAACCCAGGAAAAATTGTTAGAAGCCCATAAACATTTGACAGCTGTCATGAGTAGTATTTCCGAAGGGATCATGTCGGTAAATCAAAGTGGTGAGATTACACATGTCAATGCAGCGTTTACAAGAATGTTCGAAGCTCACGCCAGTACGCTGATAGGTTATCAAATTCAGGATTTACTGAGAAGCAAACATCAAATTCAGGAAGTGTTAGAAACAGGCCAGCGATGTCTAGAAGAAGAATTGCAAATTGAAAAAGACCACAAACAAATTCATTGTACTTTTAGTGCTACACCCATCCTAAGTAGATCCGGGAAAGTGAGAGGCGCTGTTTTAGTATTTAGAGAGATGAAACAGGTGCATCATATGATTAACAAAATAGCTGGCTCTCAGGCTCGTTATCGATTCACAGATATCATTGGAAACAGCTCAAAAATAAAAAAGGTTATTCAAAAGGGAAAAAGTGTTTCTCAAAGTCCTTCGACGGTTTTGGTACTGGGAGAAAGTGGGACCGGAAAAGAAATGATTGCTCAGGCTATTCATAATGCCAGCGATCGGAGAGATGCACCTTTTGTTGCCTTAAACTGTGCAGCCATGCCGAGAGAGTTGATTCAAAGTGAACTTTTTGGATATAAAGAAGGTGCTTTTACTGGTGCATCTAAAGGTGGTCGCCCCGGTAAATTTGAACTGGCTGATGGCGGAACACTTTTTTTAGATGAAATTGGGGATATGCCGTTGGACATGCAGGTGAATTTACTACGTGTGTTACAAGAAAATAGCGTCTTGCGAATTGGTGGAGAATACACTGTTCCGGTAGATGTTCGTTTAATAGCTGCAACGAATAAAAATCTTCAACAAGAAGTGGAGAAAGGTGAATTTCGGCAGGACTTGTTCTATCGCTTGAATGTCGTTACGGTGACAGTTCCGCCATTAAGAGAAAGAGGCGAAGATCTTCACCAACTGATTGATTATTTTTGTGATAAGATAGCCTTGAAATTAGGAAAGCAAGTTCATCGCATTGAAGAACAACTCTACCAGAAATTGGAGTCTTATCAATGGCCTGGTAATGTTAGGGAGTTAGAGAATGTTTTAGAATATGCTATTAATATGTTAGAAGGCGTAGTATTGACAGTAGATTTGCTACCAGTCTATCTGGAGAAAGGGCCATATCGAACATACGAGGAAAACGAAGGTGAGCTGGTTCTATCCTTACAGGAAATAGAAGCGGAAGCCATTGTTAAGGCAATTCACCGGAATAACGGAAAAATAACAGCAGCAGCAAAACAATTGGGTATTGCTAGGAACACCCTGTATGAAAAAATGAAAAAGTATCATATCAACAAGCCAAATTAA
- a CDS encoding PocR ligand-binding domain-containing protein, which produces MRYHFAELVDIEKIQKMMDLLYDATNVLTAVLDLKGNILTSSGWRSICIDFHRKNHSTQKRCGISDCRINERLKDGEKYVIYYCENGLIDAATRIFVHGEHVANVYTGQFLLEEPDMMFFRQQAKLHGFDEEQYVEALGNVPIYSEEKVKRIMEYLCSQAEMLGEMGYQEMETRRAAAELRDTCEELENTKEVLTATLEELRDQYDELQKKEMIARQHEELWEHAIEGTGLIIYDWNLRNNQLYFTRTFKSLLGFEATEFIGDREKYLRRIHPDDQQKVKEKTEEVLTGKTELYNNEYRIKNKEEKYMWVQVKGKIVERNQNNQPLRLVGTLMDITHYKKKEGFGGV; this is translated from the coding sequence GTGCGATACCATTTTGCTGAACTGGTAGATATTGAAAAAATCCAGAAAATGATGGATTTGCTATATGATGCAACAAATGTTCTAACAGCCGTCTTAGATTTAAAAGGAAATATTTTAACTTCTTCAGGTTGGCGTTCCATCTGTATCGACTTTCATCGAAAAAATCATAGCACCCAAAAACGATGTGGCATTAGTGATTGTCGAATCAATGAACGACTAAAAGACGGGGAGAAGTATGTTATTTACTATTGTGAAAATGGTTTAATAGATGCCGCTACCAGAATTTTTGTACATGGTGAACATGTGGCAAATGTTTATACAGGACAATTTTTACTGGAAGAGCCAGATATGATGTTTTTTCGGCAGCAAGCAAAACTCCATGGCTTTGATGAAGAACAATATGTTGAAGCCTTGGGCAATGTGCCTATATACAGTGAAGAAAAAGTCAAACGCATCATGGAATACCTATGTAGTCAGGCAGAGATGCTAGGCGAAATGGGATATCAGGAAATGGAAACGAGAAGAGCGGCAGCAGAATTAAGGGATACCTGTGAGGAATTGGAAAATACAAAAGAAGTTCTTACGGCAACTTTGGAAGAGCTTAGAGATCAGTACGATGAGCTTCAAAAAAAAGAAATGATAGCACGGCAGCATGAAGAGTTATGGGAACATGCGATAGAAGGAACTGGGCTAATCATTTATGATTGGAACCTTAGAAATAATCAACTATATTTTACACGTACATTTAAGTCACTGCTTGGATTTGAAGCAACGGAATTTATCGGTGACCGGGAAAAATATCTTCGTCGAATTCATCCAGATGATCAGCAAAAAGTGAAAGAAAAGACAGAAGAAGTTTTAACAGGAAAAACAGAACTATATAATAATGAATATCGAATTAAGAATAAAGAAGAGAAATACATGTGGGTTCAAGTGAAAGGAAAAATCGTAGAAAGAAATCAGAATAATCAACCGCTAAGGCTGGTAGGAACGCTGATGGATATAACACATTACAAGAAAAAAGAAGGTTTTGGAGGGGTGTAG
- a CDS encoding 4Fe-4S dicluster domain-containing protein, with protein MRKITEEIQKIAASLLEEGKVDLVLGYTKGEQPGKSVPCIVTSSENVGQLIFDEYSEKALSKYLLEESFQDKKVALVIKGCDYRAFKLMVDESRVQRELITLIGVECSGMKWEEETSPFCLYCQHRVPEKEAVDFLVTGAETSEEMKNGPLSHEDSFTDINRLEKMSKEERFEFWKRQLNRCKRCYSCRNACPVCTCRVCVFDRENPDYIDRAKDQMAQHQFYQVIRAFHVSDRCVGCGECARVCPEGIPLHLLNQKLLRELNKFYGEYQAGVDQIPTPLSHASADEPDFFGKEGKK; from the coding sequence ATGCGCAAAATAACAGAAGAAATTCAAAAAATTGCTGCAAGCCTTTTAGAAGAAGGAAAAGTTGATCTGGTATTAGGGTATACCAAAGGCGAACAACCAGGAAAATCAGTACCCTGCATCGTCACCTCATCGGAAAATGTAGGGCAGCTCATTTTTGATGAATATAGTGAAAAAGCACTTTCGAAGTATTTATTGGAAGAAAGCTTTCAGGATAAAAAAGTGGCATTAGTAATTAAAGGATGCGATTATCGGGCTTTTAAGCTGATGGTTGATGAAAGCCGAGTTCAAAGAGAGCTGATTACCTTAATTGGTGTTGAATGTTCTGGCATGAAATGGGAAGAAGAGACATCGCCTTTTTGCTTGTACTGTCAACATAGAGTGCCGGAAAAAGAAGCCGTAGATTTTCTGGTAACAGGAGCAGAAACTTCGGAAGAGATGAAAAATGGACCATTAAGTCATGAAGACAGTTTTACAGACATTAACCGATTAGAGAAAATGAGCAAGGAAGAACGGTTTGAGTTTTGGAAACGTCAACTCAATCGATGCAAAAGATGCTATAGTTGTCGCAACGCTTGTCCGGTTTGTACGTGCAGAGTTTGTGTTTTTGATCGGGAAAATCCGGACTATATAGACCGTGCTAAGGATCAAATGGCTCAGCACCAATTTTACCAAGTGATCAGAGCTTTTCATGTGTCCGATAGATGTGTTGGGTGTGGTGAGTGCGCTAGGGTGTGCCCTGAAGGAATTCCGCTACACTTATTAAACCAGAAGCTTTTAAGAGAATTAAATAAATTCTATGGAGAATACCAAGCGGGTGTTGATCAAATTCCTACGCCACTTTCTCATGCAAGTGCAGATGAACCGGACTTTTTTGGAAAGGAGGGCAAAAAATGA
- a CDS encoding hydrogenase iron-sulfur subunit: protein MQESFEPKLVAFCCNWCSYAGADLAGTGRLKYPENIRIIRVPCSSRVDSSLVLRAFQNGADGVMIAGCHPGDCHYDTGNYHTRKRMMLLKSLMEFMGLEEERLLVKWISGNEADRFKETVESFTNQLKKMGASEKVRDLRCAK, encoded by the coding sequence ATGCAAGAATCATTTGAGCCTAAACTGGTCGCCTTCTGCTGTAATTGGTGCAGTTATGCCGGAGCAGATCTGGCCGGTACAGGTAGATTGAAATATCCTGAAAACATACGAATTATACGGGTTCCCTGCTCTAGTCGAGTAGATAGTTCGTTAGTCTTAAGAGCTTTCCAAAACGGGGCGGATGGTGTTATGATTGCTGGTTGTCATCCGGGAGATTGTCATTATGATACAGGAAATTATCATACCAGAAAACGGATGATGCTACTAAAAAGCTTAATGGAATTTATGGGTCTTGAGGAAGAACGCCTGTTGGTTAAATGGATATCCGGTAATGAAGCGGATCGATTTAAAGAAACCGTGGAAAGCTTTACGAACCAGCTTAAAAAAATGGGTGCCTCTGAGAAAGTGAGGGATCTAAGATGCGCAAAATAA
- a CDS encoding 4Fe-4S dicluster domain-containing protein: MKPIIAADNFQQLLKALNQLTSKYLVIAPTAEDGVEHYRPISQMSTEQQEQVERISLRNQPPLGSVKPFLFPDSEVYIEFTKKEGELKVEVPEASIPQIILGAKPCDVMSLELIDKVFLKEPVDGLYQEKRDNTILIVNQCDEMGEHCRCDDFGVCRDTKTADLLMSKEKASGQVILKAQTEKGHQLAQELMENGMKETKGFPDPSVPVSKSLDGTEIQKAMDEHFDDPFWEELAMRCIGCATCTFYCPTCHCYDIRDFQRKEQGVRYRTWDSCMFPDYTRMAGGHNPRPTRKDRVQNRFYHKLSYYVKNEEALGCVGCGRCGNKCPVGISMDTVLNRIGGEGYDK; encoded by the coding sequence ATGAAACCTATTATAGCAGCGGATAATTTCCAACAACTGTTAAAAGCCCTTAACCAGCTAACGTCCAAGTACTTGGTAATCGCACCGACAGCAGAAGATGGCGTTGAACACTACAGGCCAATATCACAGATGTCAACAGAACAGCAAGAACAGGTTGAGAGGATATCTTTACGAAATCAGCCTCCATTAGGGTCTGTAAAGCCCTTTTTATTCCCTGATTCTGAAGTGTATATTGAATTTACAAAAAAAGAGGGAGAGCTGAAGGTAGAAGTACCTGAAGCTTCTATTCCGCAAATTATTTTAGGGGCAAAACCATGCGATGTCATGAGTTTAGAGCTGATTGATAAAGTCTTTCTTAAAGAGCCTGTTGATGGCTTGTACCAGGAAAAACGGGATAACACCATATTAATCGTAAATCAATGCGATGAAATGGGAGAACACTGCCGATGCGACGATTTTGGTGTTTGTCGTGATACGAAAACAGCCGATCTTCTGATGAGCAAAGAAAAGGCCAGTGGACAAGTGATACTGAAAGCTCAGACAGAAAAAGGACATCAACTAGCACAAGAGTTGATGGAAAATGGAATGAAAGAAACAAAGGGTTTTCCAGATCCTTCTGTACCGGTTTCCAAGTCTTTAGATGGTACCGAAATCCAAAAGGCAATGGACGAGCACTTTGATGATCCTTTCTGGGAAGAGCTAGCAATGAGATGTATTGGTTGTGCTACCTGTACTTTCTATTGCCCAACCTGTCATTGCTATGACATTAGAGATTTCCAACGAAAAGAACAAGGAGTGCGTTATCGAACCTGGGATTCATGTATGTTCCCAGATTATACCCGGATGGCAGGCGGTCATAATCCACGACCTACTCGTAAAGATCGAGTTCAGAATCGATTTTATCACAAGTTAAGTTATTATGTGAAAAACGAGGAAGCTTTGGGCTGTGTTGGTTGTGGAAGATGTGGCAATAAATGTCCTGTAGGTATCTCCATGGATACGGTTTTGAACAGAATAGGAGGAGAAGGCTATGACAAATAA
- a CDS encoding CoB--CoM heterodisulfide reductase iron-sulfur subunit A family protein, translated as MVDVEQVAKATEKMPHVVYTQDVQYLCSEVGQSDIGNAIDEHKLDRVVIGACSPRMHEATFQQLMNRKGLNPYYVEIANIREHCSWVHTDKAKATVKAIDLVKKAVAKSYYAVPLHAESLSVNKRALVIGGGIAGIQAALDIADAGYPVDLLEKESSIGGKMAQFDKTFPTLDCSACILTPKMVEAATHENITLHTYSELENVSGYVGNFNVTIRKRATSVDEERCTGCGECVTKCPAKVSNEFDQGHSKRKAIYTLFAQAVPNKPVLDRKSCIYFKTGKCGLCKKICPTDAINYEMEDQLIENDYGAIIVATGFELNEPTHLGEYHYGHHPDVITSLELERMLNASGPTQGKLYRPSNGKAPKRIVFIQCAGSRDRHDGNAYCSKVCCLYTAKHTILLNEKFPDTESYVFYIDVRTAGKNYEEFYERARQMGANYLRGHVSKVEPLGDSDNRLLVRGYDGSLGEQTEIEADLVVLATSIEPQEGAKKLAGMLGISSDRNGFYSEAHAKLKPVETQTQGVYLAGVCQGPKDIPEAVSQASGTAAKAIVLFNKGQVKGVPTTAMVDENLCSGCMQCKPVCPYEAISQEMITERVHGNTKQRPVASINRALCQGCGACAGLCRSGAMDIGGFTGRQLLAEVDML; from the coding sequence ATGGTAGACGTTGAACAGGTAGCAAAAGCAACGGAAAAGATGCCTCACGTCGTTTATACGCAGGATGTTCAGTATCTTTGTTCAGAAGTGGGTCAGTCCGATATAGGAAATGCCATTGATGAACATAAGTTGGACCGAGTAGTAATAGGAGCCTGTTCACCTCGTATGCATGAAGCCACATTTCAGCAACTTATGAACCGTAAGGGATTAAACCCATATTATGTAGAGATTGCTAATATAAGGGAACACTGTTCCTGGGTACACACAGATAAAGCGAAGGCTACTGTGAAAGCCATTGATTTAGTTAAAAAAGCGGTGGCAAAAAGTTATTATGCGGTACCTTTACATGCGGAATCCTTATCAGTAAACAAAAGAGCTTTGGTGATTGGCGGTGGAATTGCTGGTATTCAGGCTGCTTTAGACATTGCTGATGCAGGTTATCCAGTAGATTTGCTAGAGAAAGAATCGTCCATCGGTGGGAAAATGGCTCAGTTTGATAAAACATTCCCAACATTAGATTGTTCTGCCTGTATTCTTACACCAAAGATGGTTGAGGCAGCGACTCATGAAAACATTACATTGCACACATACTCAGAACTGGAAAATGTATCTGGATATGTTGGGAATTTTAATGTAACCATCCGAAAGCGTGCTACCAGCGTTGATGAAGAAAGATGTACAGGTTGTGGTGAGTGTGTAACAAAATGTCCGGCGAAGGTAAGTAATGAGTTTGATCAAGGTCATAGTAAAAGAAAAGCAATTTATACCTTGTTTGCTCAAGCGGTTCCTAATAAGCCGGTACTTGATCGAAAAAGCTGTATTTATTTTAAGACAGGAAAGTGCGGGCTGTGTAAGAAAATCTGCCCTACAGATGCCATTAACTACGAAATGGAAGATCAATTAATTGAAAACGATTATGGAGCTATTATTGTAGCAACAGGCTTTGAGTTAAATGAACCTACTCACTTAGGAGAGTATCATTACGGGCACCATCCTGATGTGATCACTAGTTTGGAACTGGAGCGTATGCTTAACGCTTCTGGGCCTACACAAGGAAAATTATATCGACCTTCGAATGGTAAAGCACCAAAAAGAATCGTCTTTATTCAGTGTGCTGGTTCCAGAGATAGACATGACGGGAATGCCTATTGTTCTAAAGTATGCTGCCTTTATACAGCAAAGCACACCATCTTACTAAATGAAAAGTTTCCAGATACAGAAAGCTATGTATTTTATATTGACGTGCGAACGGCCGGGAAGAATTACGAGGAATTTTATGAAAGAGCCCGTCAAATGGGGGCTAACTACCTGAGAGGTCATGTTTCTAAGGTAGAACCTTTAGGAGATAGCGATAATCGGCTGTTGGTAAGGGGCTATGATGGTTCTTTAGGTGAGCAGACGGAAATAGAAGCTGACTTGGTTGTTTTGGCAACCAGCATTGAACCTCAAGAAGGTGCTAAAAAACTGGCTGGAATGTTAGGGATTTCTTCAGACCGGAATGGATTTTATTCAGAGGCACATGCAAAATTAAAGCCTGTAGAAACTCAAACACAGGGCGTTTATTTGGCAGGTGTTTGTCAGGGACCTAAAGATATTCCGGAAGCTGTTTCTCAGGCTAGCGGAACGGCAGCAAAAGCCATTGTTCTCTTTAACAAAGGGCAGGTAAAAGGTGTGCCAACTACGGCGATGGTAGATGAAAATTTATGTAGTGGATGCATGCAGTGTAAACCGGTTTGTCCGTACGAAGCCATCAGTCAAGAAATGATTACAGAACGAGTACATGGAAACACAAAACAGCGACCGGTAGCGTCTATTAACAGAGCTTTATGTCAAGGCTGTGGTGCTTGTGCCGGGTTATGCCGAAGTGGTGCCATGGATATCGGAGGATTCACCGGAAGACAATTATTGGCGGAGGTGGATATGCTATGA
- a CDS encoding FAD/NAD(P)-binding protein yields MTNNPLMPINAEVINIISESSDVKTFQLRPETPLDHMPGQCAMISLLGIGEALFSITSPPGRDYMEFSIKRVGKLTEVLHQLEPGQTVGIRGPYGNNFPVERIKGKKLLFIGGGIGLAPLRSLIQYTLDRPEEYPEAKQLIYGARSTDDLIFERDIFDQWPKENNFQINLSVDVESPGWDGFVGFVPQYLEELSPDPTDTVAVTCGPPIMIKFVLQTLEKIGFKPEQIVTTLEYKMKCGVGKCGRCNLDEFYVCKDGPVFYLSDLNQMKNDFI; encoded by the coding sequence ATGACAAATAATCCATTAATGCCAATCAATGCAGAAGTCATCAACATCATCTCCGAAAGCAGTGATGTCAAAACCTTCCAGCTAAGACCCGAAACACCACTGGATCATATGCCAGGCCAATGTGCGATGATTTCTCTTTTAGGCATTGGAGAAGCTTTATTTTCAATTACTTCTCCACCGGGAAGAGATTATATGGAATTTAGTATTAAAAGAGTTGGGAAACTGACGGAAGTGCTTCATCAGTTAGAGCCGGGACAAACTGTTGGTATACGGGGACCCTATGGAAACAATTTTCCGGTAGAGCGTATCAAAGGAAAAAAACTCCTATTTATTGGAGGTGGGATTGGACTGGCACCACTTCGATCCTTAATTCAGTACACCTTGGATAGACCAGAAGAATATCCGGAAGCAAAACAATTAATTTATGGGGCCCGATCAACAGATGACCTTATTTTTGAAAGAGATATTTTTGATCAATGGCCTAAAGAAAACAACTTTCAAATCAATTTATCTGTGGACGTTGAAAGTCCGGGGTGGGATGGTTTTGTCGGTTTTGTTCCTCAGTATCTGGAAGAGCTGTCTCCCGATCCAACCGATACAGTGGCCGTAACCTGTGGACCACCTATTATGATTAAGTTTGTTCTACAAACCTTAGAAAAAATTGGATTTAAGCCAGAACAAATTGTTACGACGCTTGAATATAAAATGAAATGCGGAGTTGGAAAATGTGGTCGATGTAATTTAGATGAGTTCTATGTCTGTAAAGATGGACCGGTCTTTTACCTGTCAGATCTAAACCAGATGAAAAACGATTTTATTTAG
- a CDS encoding MoaD/ThiS family protein: MIKVYVKWMTENEKIEMVEIEENTSVGELLRSFEKKDKDYMVVINGKSRLLDHILQDEDEVKLFLLMAGG; the protein is encoded by the coding sequence ATGATTAAGGTATATGTAAAATGGATGACTGAAAACGAAAAAATAGAAATGGTTGAAATAGAAGAAAACACAAGTGTTGGCGAGTTGCTACGTTCCTTTGAAAAAAAAGACAAAGATTATATGGTAGTGATTAATGGTAAAAGTCGGCTTCTTGATCATATTTTGCAGGATGAAGATGAAGTGAAACTATTTCTTTTGATGGCTGGCGGTTAA
- a CDS encoding aldehyde ferredoxin oxidoreductase C-terminal domain-containing protein, translating into MCKILRIHLETGQIKEEKVSDDQTFIAGRALTSKIIAEEVDPVCDVFGENNKLIFAAGLYAGTTISCANRISIGGKSPLTGTIKESNAGGTFAYKMGKLGIRAIILEGLPSEDHMKILHINKDTATLIPADEYRNMPVYETAEKLKERFGEKVAISLIGPTGERKSLAAGIANTDNEGRPARYAGRGGLGALMGSKKIKAVVLDDGYATGPKVASPEKLKTLRSSLNKEILNNEALGRFTKYGTAGMVDITNSLGALPTKNFSRGSFDMAEEINGNKLYQTICQRGGGGNPSHSCMPGCVIRCSNVFPDFDGAEVVAPLEYETISLLGSNCGIGDLDIIAKLNYQCNNLGLDTIDIGGAIGIAMEAGVIDFGDGAGALRLMEEIESNTYLGRLLASGGSRTGQVLGVRRIPAVKGQIMAAYDPRAVKGLGVTYATSTMGADHTAGQTVRMPVEHHKADGQVENSKEAQITNTMHDCIGTCLFINPAFANNKHWLADLAMAIYGKDCQYEDLRNISKATLLKERSFNEQAGFSIKENRLPEFFYTEENPDSQTVFDVSEKEMEKIFDFE; encoded by the coding sequence ATGTGCAAAATTCTTCGAATACATTTAGAAACCGGCCAGATAAAAGAAGAAAAGGTTTCGGATGATCAGACCTTTATTGCTGGTCGTGCATTGACTAGTAAAATAATTGCGGAAGAAGTAGATCCGGTCTGTGATGTTTTTGGTGAAAATAACAAGTTGATTTTTGCAGCAGGGCTTTACGCAGGTACCACTATTTCCTGTGCGAACCGGATTTCCATTGGTGGGAAAAGTCCCTTAACAGGAACCATCAAAGAAAGTAATGCCGGAGGTACCTTTGCTTATAAAATGGGGAAATTAGGCATTAGAGCTATTATACTGGAAGGGCTTCCTTCAGAGGATCATATGAAAATACTTCATATAAACAAAGACACCGCTACGTTGATTCCTGCTGACGAATACCGAAACATGCCAGTATATGAGACTGCCGAAAAGCTAAAGGAAAGATTTGGGGAAAAAGTAGCAATCTCTTTAATTGGTCCAACGGGAGAACGAAAATCCTTAGCGGCGGGTATTGCAAATACTGACAATGAAGGAAGGCCTGCTAGGTATGCTGGGCGGGGAGGCTTGGGAGCTTTAATGGGAAGTAAAAAAATAAAAGCGGTTGTTTTGGATGATGGATACGCTACAGGGCCAAAGGTGGCCAGTCCAGAAAAATTAAAAACACTTCGATCTTCCTTAAACAAAGAAATACTTAATAATGAGGCCTTAGGTCGATTTACAAAATATGGAACAGCAGGAATGGTAGATATTACTAACAGCCTTGGAGCCTTGCCAACAAAAAATTTTTCCAGAGGATCTTTTGACATGGCGGAGGAAATTAATGGAAACAAACTTTATCAAACGATTTGTCAACGTGGTGGCGGCGGTAACCCTTCTCATTCCTGTATGCCAGGATGTGTCATTCGGTGCTCGAATGTGTTTCCGGACTTTGATGGAGCCGAGGTGGTTGCACCTTTGGAATATGAAACGATCAGTCTGCTGGGTTCTAATTGTGGCATTGGAGATTTAGACATTATCGCAAAGCTAAACTATCAGTGCAATAATTTAGGCTTGGATACCATTGATATCGGTGGAGCTATCGGCATTGCGATGGAAGCAGGAGTGATCGATTTTGGCGATGGAGCAGGTGCCTTAAGGCTGATGGAAGAAATAGAATCGAACACTTATTTAGGTCGGCTGTTAGCTTCAGGTGGTAGTAGAACAGGACAAGTGTTAGGAGTTCGTAGAATTCCGGCCGTAAAAGGTCAGATAATGGCAGCTTATGACCCTCGAGCTGTTAAAGGGTTGGGGGTAACCTATGCTACTTCTACTATGGGTGCAGACCATACAGCAGGACAAACGGTTAGAATGCCAGTGGAACACCATAAGGCTGATGGACAGGTAGAGAATTCAAAAGAAGCTCAAATTACCAATACAATGCATGATTGTATAGGAACCTGCTTATTTATAAACCCAGCTTTTGCCAACAATAAACACTGGCTAGCCGATTTGGCAATGGCTATTTATGGAAAAGACTGTCAATATGAAGACCTGCGAAATATTTCCAAAGCCACCTTATTAAAAGAAAGATCTTTCAACGAACAAGCTGGTTTCAGCATCAAAGAAAATCGCTTACCAGAATTTTTCTATACGGAAGAAAATCCCGATTCACAAACCGTTTTTGATGTTTCAGAAAAGGAAATGGAAAAAATATTCGATTTTGAATAG